In the Nitrospinota bacterium genome, TGATAAAGAACAGAAACTCTTCTCTTTTCCAGAGAGATTTGGCATTTCCTTTTCCCTTCGTTTCTCATATTTCCTCCATATGATTGTCATCATAACATTAGCTCTCTTGATATTTATAGCTGATTTGAGACATATCTATCTTGTTGGATGGTTGATGATTAGCCTTCTCTTGATATATGAACACCGAATTATAAAGCCTTCTGACCTATCGAGAGTTAATACGGCCTTTTTTACCATAAATGGTGCGGTAAGCCTTTTTCTCATGTTTTTTACCCTTTTTGATATCCTCTATGGAAGATTTTTTATTTAGTGACAAAGCATTATTAAAGATAGCTGATAAGGTGAGAGAGGAAAGACGTCTTTCTTTTGAAGACGGAGTTTTGCTCTTTAAATCTCCTGATCTTTTGGGCTTGGGTTATCTTGCTAACATTGTCAGGGAAAGAAAGAACGAAAATAGAGCCTATTTTGTTAATAATCGACACATCAATCCCACAAATATATGTGTAAATCTCTGTAGATTCTGTGCCTTTGGAAAAGAGCGGGGGGATAAGGGTGCCTATGAATTATCCATGGATGAGATACTCAAGAAGGCAGAAAAAGGGGTTGAGCAGGGAGCAAAAGAGTTTCATGTTGTTGGGGGATTACATCCCGACCTTCCCTTTGAATACTATCTGGAAATATTAAAAAATCTCAGCTTAAGATTTCCAGACATACACATTCAGGCCTTTACAGCTGTAGAGATCGATTATTTCTCTCGTATTTCTTCTCTTTCTTTGGAGGAGACCCTAGGCAAGCTAAAAGAGGTGGGTTTAGGCTCTATCCCTGGAGGCGGTGCAGAGGTTTTTAGCGAAAGAGTGAGAGAGCTTGTTTGTCCCAAAAAGATAAGTGGCGAGAGATGGCTTGAGGTTATAGGGACTGCCCATAGACTGGGAATTAAGA is a window encoding:
- the mqnE gene encoding aminofutalosine synthase MqnE, whose amino-acid sequence is MEDFLFSDKALLKIADKVREERRLSFEDGVLLFKSPDLLGLGYLANIVRERKNENRAYFVNNRHINPTNICVNLCRFCAFGKERGDKGAYELSMDEILKKAEKGVEQGAKEFHVVGGLHPDLPFEYYLEILKNLSLRFPDIHIQAFTAVEIDYFSRISSLSLEETLGKLKEVGLGSIPGGGAEVFSERVRELVCPKKISGERWLEVIGTAHRLGIKSNATMLYGHIETAQEKVDHLLRLRELQDKTEGFMSFIPLAFHPKNTEMPDIKRTTGHQDLKHLAISRLMLDNFPHIKAFWIMVGPKIAQISLSFGVDDIDGTVSEERITHSAGAETEEYISKEELIKMIKEAGRTPVERDTLYNVLAC